Proteins from a single region of Oryza brachyantha chromosome 6, ObraRS2, whole genome shotgun sequence:
- the LOC102721372 gene encoding protein PSK SIMULATOR 1-like isoform X2: MGCVCSRRFRDEAAPRSVQPLAVAYEARRGRYGPGDYDSGELATPPPKVLPSHKVSETGTLLGRASIAAVEVLDTLGSSMTNLNHGSGFLSGGTNRGNRVCILAFEVANTIAKASNLWRSCSDVSIKELKEEILHSDGVQILVSSNSSELLYIAYVDKRDELAIFAREVIRFGNLCKDPTWHNLGRYFDKYASEKLTTDFTPQDHSKERMETTIQQLINLAQNTSELYHELHALDRFEQDFQRKFHEEESVPAARRESVMILHSELKRQRKLVKNLKKKSLWSRTLETIVEKLVDIVIFLHKQIRDSFSEAGAEFFNSEQVQNKRLGSCGLSLHYANIINQIENIVSRPLSLPPSARDNLYHGLPVTVKSALRSRLQSSNTQEERTVAQIKAEMQKTLRWILPIAENTIRAHQGFGWVGEWANLGCEMNKKSGSQLSVTRVQTLHYADKAKTEQFMLDLVVLLHHLVVQVKNRGYGSKSSKHDPSRSRKGLDLQPESKLNTSPVNIATYSSPLSDSERETLDHLSFKRTGYGRSKSCEPPPNRGKKAHRCWDPCRSHGSSPAREFGRNSASELDNKMDLDVIDGLDRLTSYHPTSPTFC, from the exons ATGGGGTGCGTGTGCTCCAGGAGGTTTCGggacgaggcggcgccgcgctcggtgCAGCCGCTGGCGGTGGCCTACGAGGCGCGGAGGGGGCGGTACGGCCCCGGGGACTACGACTCCGGCGAgctcgccaccccgccgcccaAGGTCCTCCCCTCACACAAG GTATCAGAAACAGGTACACTTTTAGGAAGAGCCAGCATTGCTGCTGTTGAGGTGTTAGATACCCTCGGGAGTAGCAtgacaaatttaaatcatgGCAGTGGGTTTCTCTCAGGAGGAACAAATCGAGGCAATAGAGTCTGCATTTTAGCATTTGAAGTCGCGAACACAATAGCTAAAGCTTCCAATTTGTGGAGATCATGCTCTGACGTGAGTATAAAGGAACTAAAGGAAGAAATATTGCATTCAGATGGAGTGCAAATATTGGTCTCCTCAAATTCCAGTGAGCTATTGTATATTGCTTATGTTGACAAAAG GGATGAACTTGCCATCTTTGCAAGAGAAGTAATTCGATTTGGTAACCTGTGTAAGGACCCAACATGGCACAACTTAGGACGCTATTTCGACAAGTATGCTTCTGAGAA ATTAACAACAGATTTTACACCTCAGGATCATTCAAAAGAGCGCATGGAAACTACTATCCAACAATTGATCAATTTGGCTCAAAATACTTCT GAGCTCTACCATGAATTGCATGCATTGGACAGATTTGAGCAAGATTTCCAAAGAAAATTTCATGAAGAAGAGTCTGTGCCAGCAGCCAGACGTG AAAGTGTTATGATCTTACATAGTGAACTAAAGCGCCAGAGAAAGCTTGTGAAAAATCTCAAGAAGAAATCCTTGTGGTCTCGAACTTTAGAGACG ATTGTAGAGAAGCTTGTTGatattgtcatatttttacataAGCAAATCCGGGATTCATTCAGCGAAGCTG GTGCTGAGTTCTTCAATTCAGAGCAAGTTCAGAACAAAAGACTAGGTTCCTGTGGTCTATCATTACATTATGCGAACATAATAAATCAGATCGAAAATATA GTTTCTAGACcactctctcttcctcctagTGCTAGGGACAATCTGTACCATGGTCTGCCAGTAACAGTGAAGTCAGCTCTGAGATCACGATTGCAATCATCTAATACCCAAGAAGAG CGCACTGTAGCTCAAATCAAAGCTGAAATGCAGAAAACTCTTCGCTGGATCCTCCCGATTGCCGAAAATACAATAAG AGCACATCAAGGTTTTGGATGGGTCGGCGAATGGGCAAACCTTGG ATGTGAAATGAACAAGAAATCAGGCTCCCAGCTCAGTGTCACCCGCGTCCAGACACTTCATTATGCCGATAAGGCGAAGACCGAGCAATTCATGCTCGATCTGGTGGTGCTGCTCCACCATTTGGTTGTCCAGGTGAAGAACAGAGGCTACGGGAGCAAGTCTTCGAAGCACGACCCGTCCCGATCCCGCAAGGGCCTGGATCTGCAGCCCGAATCCAAGCTCAACACATCTCCTGTGAACATTGCCACATACTCGAGCCCACTGTCGGACTCGGAGCGCGAAACGCTGGATCATCTGAGCTTCAAGAGGACAGGCTATGGCAGGAGCAAGAGCTGCGAGCCTCCACCCAACAGAGGGAAGAAGGCACACCGGTGCTGGGATCCATGCCGGAGCCACGGCAGCTCGCCGGCAAGGGAATTCGGCAGGAACTCAGCTTCAGAACTTGACAACAAGATGGATCTGGATGTAATAGATGGCTTAGACAGACTGACTTCTTACCACCCAACATCTCCTACATTTTGTTAG
- the LOC102721372 gene encoding protein PSK SIMULATOR 1-like isoform X3, translating to MGCVCSRRFRDEAAPRSVQPLAVAYEARRGRYGPGDYDSGELATPPPKVLPSHKVSETGTLLGRASIAAVEVLDTLGSSMTNLNHGSGFLSGGTNRGNRVCILAFEVANTIAKASNLWRSCSDVSIKELKEEILHSDGVQILVSSNSSELLYIAYVDKRDELAIFAREVIRFGNLCKDPTWHNLGRYFDKLTTDFTPQDHSKERMETTIQQLINLAQNTSELYHELHALDRFEQDFQRKFHEEESVPAARRESVMILHSELKRQRKLVKNLKKKSLWSRTLETIVEKLVDIVIFLHKQIRDSFSEAVLVGAEFFNSEQVQNKRLGSCGLSLHYANIINQIENIVSRPLSLPPSARDNLYHGLPVTVKSALRSRLQSSNTQEERTVAQIKAEMQKTLRWILPIAENTIRAHQGFGWVGEWANLGCEMNKKSGSQLSVTRVQTLHYADKAKTEQFMLDLVVLLHHLVVQVKNRGYGSKSSKHDPSRSRKGLDLQPESKLNTSPVNIATYSSPLSDSERETLDHLSFKRTGYGRSKSCEPPPNRGKKAHRCWDPCRSHGSSPAREFGRNSASELDNKMDLDVIDGLDRLTSYHPTSPTFC from the exons ATGGGGTGCGTGTGCTCCAGGAGGTTTCGggacgaggcggcgccgcgctcggtgCAGCCGCTGGCGGTGGCCTACGAGGCGCGGAGGGGGCGGTACGGCCCCGGGGACTACGACTCCGGCGAgctcgccaccccgccgcccaAGGTCCTCCCCTCACACAAG GTATCAGAAACAGGTACACTTTTAGGAAGAGCCAGCATTGCTGCTGTTGAGGTGTTAGATACCCTCGGGAGTAGCAtgacaaatttaaatcatgGCAGTGGGTTTCTCTCAGGAGGAACAAATCGAGGCAATAGAGTCTGCATTTTAGCATTTGAAGTCGCGAACACAATAGCTAAAGCTTCCAATTTGTGGAGATCATGCTCTGACGTGAGTATAAAGGAACTAAAGGAAGAAATATTGCATTCAGATGGAGTGCAAATATTGGTCTCCTCAAATTCCAGTGAGCTATTGTATATTGCTTATGTTGACAAAAG GGATGAACTTGCCATCTTTGCAAGAGAAGTAATTCGATTTGGTAACCTGTGTAAGGACCCAACATGGCACAACTTAGGACGCTATTTCGACAA ATTAACAACAGATTTTACACCTCAGGATCATTCAAAAGAGCGCATGGAAACTACTATCCAACAATTGATCAATTTGGCTCAAAATACTTCT GAGCTCTACCATGAATTGCATGCATTGGACAGATTTGAGCAAGATTTCCAAAGAAAATTTCATGAAGAAGAGTCTGTGCCAGCAGCCAGACGTG AAAGTGTTATGATCTTACATAGTGAACTAAAGCGCCAGAGAAAGCTTGTGAAAAATCTCAAGAAGAAATCCTTGTGGTCTCGAACTTTAGAGACG ATTGTAGAGAAGCTTGTTGatattgtcatatttttacataAGCAAATCCGGGATTCATTCAGCGAAGCTG TTCTTGTAGGTGCTGAGTTCTTCAATTCAGAGCAAGTTCAGAACAAAAGACTAGGTTCCTGTGGTCTATCATTACATTATGCGAACATAATAAATCAGATCGAAAATATA GTTTCTAGACcactctctcttcctcctagTGCTAGGGACAATCTGTACCATGGTCTGCCAGTAACAGTGAAGTCAGCTCTGAGATCACGATTGCAATCATCTAATACCCAAGAAGAG CGCACTGTAGCTCAAATCAAAGCTGAAATGCAGAAAACTCTTCGCTGGATCCTCCCGATTGCCGAAAATACAATAAG AGCACATCAAGGTTTTGGATGGGTCGGCGAATGGGCAAACCTTGG ATGTGAAATGAACAAGAAATCAGGCTCCCAGCTCAGTGTCACCCGCGTCCAGACACTTCATTATGCCGATAAGGCGAAGACCGAGCAATTCATGCTCGATCTGGTGGTGCTGCTCCACCATTTGGTTGTCCAGGTGAAGAACAGAGGCTACGGGAGCAAGTCTTCGAAGCACGACCCGTCCCGATCCCGCAAGGGCCTGGATCTGCAGCCCGAATCCAAGCTCAACACATCTCCTGTGAACATTGCCACATACTCGAGCCCACTGTCGGACTCGGAGCGCGAAACGCTGGATCATCTGAGCTTCAAGAGGACAGGCTATGGCAGGAGCAAGAGCTGCGAGCCTCCACCCAACAGAGGGAAGAAGGCACACCGGTGCTGGGATCCATGCCGGAGCCACGGCAGCTCGCCGGCAAGGGAATTCGGCAGGAACTCAGCTTCAGAACTTGACAACAAGATGGATCTGGATGTAATAGATGGCTTAGACAGACTGACTTCTTACCACCCAACATCTCCTACATTTTGTTAG
- the LOC102721372 gene encoding protein PSK SIMULATOR 1-like isoform X1 has translation MGCVCSRRFRDEAAPRSVQPLAVAYEARRGRYGPGDYDSGELATPPPKVLPSHKVSETGTLLGRASIAAVEVLDTLGSSMTNLNHGSGFLSGGTNRGNRVCILAFEVANTIAKASNLWRSCSDVSIKELKEEILHSDGVQILVSSNSSELLYIAYVDKRDELAIFAREVIRFGNLCKDPTWHNLGRYFDKYASEKLTTDFTPQDHSKERMETTIQQLINLAQNTSELYHELHALDRFEQDFQRKFHEEESVPAARRESVMILHSELKRQRKLVKNLKKKSLWSRTLETIVEKLVDIVIFLHKQIRDSFSEAVLVGAEFFNSEQVQNKRLGSCGLSLHYANIINQIENIVSRPLSLPPSARDNLYHGLPVTVKSALRSRLQSSNTQEERTVAQIKAEMQKTLRWILPIAENTIRAHQGFGWVGEWANLGCEMNKKSGSQLSVTRVQTLHYADKAKTEQFMLDLVVLLHHLVVQVKNRGYGSKSSKHDPSRSRKGLDLQPESKLNTSPVNIATYSSPLSDSERETLDHLSFKRTGYGRSKSCEPPPNRGKKAHRCWDPCRSHGSSPAREFGRNSASELDNKMDLDVIDGLDRLTSYHPTSPTFC, from the exons ATGGGGTGCGTGTGCTCCAGGAGGTTTCGggacgaggcggcgccgcgctcggtgCAGCCGCTGGCGGTGGCCTACGAGGCGCGGAGGGGGCGGTACGGCCCCGGGGACTACGACTCCGGCGAgctcgccaccccgccgcccaAGGTCCTCCCCTCACACAAG GTATCAGAAACAGGTACACTTTTAGGAAGAGCCAGCATTGCTGCTGTTGAGGTGTTAGATACCCTCGGGAGTAGCAtgacaaatttaaatcatgGCAGTGGGTTTCTCTCAGGAGGAACAAATCGAGGCAATAGAGTCTGCATTTTAGCATTTGAAGTCGCGAACACAATAGCTAAAGCTTCCAATTTGTGGAGATCATGCTCTGACGTGAGTATAAAGGAACTAAAGGAAGAAATATTGCATTCAGATGGAGTGCAAATATTGGTCTCCTCAAATTCCAGTGAGCTATTGTATATTGCTTATGTTGACAAAAG GGATGAACTTGCCATCTTTGCAAGAGAAGTAATTCGATTTGGTAACCTGTGTAAGGACCCAACATGGCACAACTTAGGACGCTATTTCGACAAGTATGCTTCTGAGAA ATTAACAACAGATTTTACACCTCAGGATCATTCAAAAGAGCGCATGGAAACTACTATCCAACAATTGATCAATTTGGCTCAAAATACTTCT GAGCTCTACCATGAATTGCATGCATTGGACAGATTTGAGCAAGATTTCCAAAGAAAATTTCATGAAGAAGAGTCTGTGCCAGCAGCCAGACGTG AAAGTGTTATGATCTTACATAGTGAACTAAAGCGCCAGAGAAAGCTTGTGAAAAATCTCAAGAAGAAATCCTTGTGGTCTCGAACTTTAGAGACG ATTGTAGAGAAGCTTGTTGatattgtcatatttttacataAGCAAATCCGGGATTCATTCAGCGAAGCTG TTCTTGTAGGTGCTGAGTTCTTCAATTCAGAGCAAGTTCAGAACAAAAGACTAGGTTCCTGTGGTCTATCATTACATTATGCGAACATAATAAATCAGATCGAAAATATA GTTTCTAGACcactctctcttcctcctagTGCTAGGGACAATCTGTACCATGGTCTGCCAGTAACAGTGAAGTCAGCTCTGAGATCACGATTGCAATCATCTAATACCCAAGAAGAG CGCACTGTAGCTCAAATCAAAGCTGAAATGCAGAAAACTCTTCGCTGGATCCTCCCGATTGCCGAAAATACAATAAG AGCACATCAAGGTTTTGGATGGGTCGGCGAATGGGCAAACCTTGG ATGTGAAATGAACAAGAAATCAGGCTCCCAGCTCAGTGTCACCCGCGTCCAGACACTTCATTATGCCGATAAGGCGAAGACCGAGCAATTCATGCTCGATCTGGTGGTGCTGCTCCACCATTTGGTTGTCCAGGTGAAGAACAGAGGCTACGGGAGCAAGTCTTCGAAGCACGACCCGTCCCGATCCCGCAAGGGCCTGGATCTGCAGCCCGAATCCAAGCTCAACACATCTCCTGTGAACATTGCCACATACTCGAGCCCACTGTCGGACTCGGAGCGCGAAACGCTGGATCATCTGAGCTTCAAGAGGACAGGCTATGGCAGGAGCAAGAGCTGCGAGCCTCCACCCAACAGAGGGAAGAAGGCACACCGGTGCTGGGATCCATGCCGGAGCCACGGCAGCTCGCCGGCAAGGGAATTCGGCAGGAACTCAGCTTCAGAACTTGACAACAAGATGGATCTGGATGTAATAGATGGCTTAGACAGACTGACTTCTTACCACCCAACATCTCCTACATTTTGTTAG
- the LOC102721088 gene encoding probable magnesium transporter NIPA6, with translation MGVSDNTVGLALAVASSAFIGASFILKKIGLIRAGKGGVRAGGGGYTYLLEPLWWAGMMTMLLGEIANFIAYAFAPAVLVTPLGALSIIMSSLLAHFILKERLEKLGVLGCVSCIVGSVIVVIHAPQEHMPNSVEEIWNLAIQPGFLTYAAATLLIVAALVLFFEPRYGQTNIMIYLGICSSMGSLTVVSIKAIGVAIKLTLDGMNQVAYPHTWLFVIIAIICVVSQINYLNKALDTFDLAVVSPIYYVMFTTLTIVASGIMFKDWAGQSFSSIASEFCGLITILTGTIMLHTAKEKETGSSAALPWPLDRGSISWYISLGSDNLLKNVNEDYFTALQSSPAPV, from the exons ATGGGGGTGTCGGACAACACGGTGGGGCTGGCGCTGGCGGTGGCGTCCAGCGCCTTCATCGGCGCCAGCTTCATCCTCAAGAAGATTGGCCTCATCCGCGCCGGCAAGGGCGGCGTCCGTGCAG GTGGTGGAGGTTATACTTATCTTTTGGAACCTCTATGGTGGGCTGGAATGATGACAA TGCTGCTTGGGGAGATAGCAAACTTCATTGCTTATGCCTTTGCACCAGCTGTCCTTGTGACTCCCCTTGGGGCGTTAAGCATAATTATGAG TTCATTGTTAGCACATTTCATTCTGAAGGAACGGCTTGAGAAGCTAGGTGTTCTTGGCTGTGTATCATGCATTGTCGGTTCAGTTATTGTCGTTATACATGCTCCTCAAGAACATATGCCTAATTCTGTAGAAGAAATCTGGAACTTAGCCATTCAACCAG GATTTCTAACATATGCAGCAGCAACCTTATTAATCGTGGCAGCGCTAGTACTCTTCTTTGAACCTCGATATGGTCAGACAAATATCATGATATACCTGGGTATCTGCTCTTCTATGGGATCACTAACA GTCGTTAGCATCAAAGCCATTGGTGTTGCCATCAAGCTGACACTGGATGGAATGAATCAGGTTGCTTATCCACACACATGGCTTTTCGTAATCATTGCAATCATCTGTGTGGTTTCTCAGATAAATTACCTCAACAAG GCACTGGATACCTTTGATTTAGCCGTTGTTTCTCCGATTTATTATGTAATGTTTACGACTCTTACAATAGTGGCAAGTGGAATTATGTTCAAG GACTGGGCTGGGCAAAGCTTTAGTAGCATTGCTTCTGAATTTTGTGGCCTAATAACAATCCTTACTGGAACAATTATGTTACACACagcaaaagagaaagaaacagGCAGTTCTGCAG CTTTGCCGTGGCCTTTGGATAGAGGGTCCATATCCTGGTATATCAGTTTAGGGAGCGACAATCTACTGAAGAATGTGAATGAGGACTACTTTACAGCTCTGCAAAGTTCACCTGCTCC
- the LOC102719404 gene encoding thaumatin-like protein 1, whose protein sequence is MGELLPVLSLLLCLSLLQGAQAATFTVSNQCGYTVWPGILSNAGVAPPSTTGFALSPGQTLAVSVAAAWSGRIWGRTLCGQDSSGRFTCATGDCGSGAVECSGRGAAPPATLAEFTLGGGSGGGDDFYDVSLVDGYNLPMLVAPTSPAAAASNGSCQVTGCVMDLNKSCPAELQVVVAPSARARAVAACKSACEAFGTAQYCCSGAYAAPSTCAPTAYSRFFKGACPRAYSYAYDDATSTFTCAAAGGGYDVVFCPGASSNPEAVGVPPTYSTIAFTGNAESLATSRVNLLVIFGLVMVISSAMPTLPW, encoded by the exons ATGGGAGAACTTCTCCCTGTTCTCTCTCTTCTACTCTGCCTCTCATTGCTCCAAG GAGCACAAGCTGCCACGTTCACTGTAAGCAACCAGTGCGGCTACACGGTGTGGCCGGGCATCCTCTCCAACGCtggcgtcgcgccgccgtccaccaccgGCTTCGCCCTCTCGCCGGGGCAGACgctcgccgtctccgtcgcagCTGCCTGGTCCGGCCGCATCTGGGGCCGCACGCTCTGCGGGCAGGACTCCTCCGGCAGATTCACCTGCGCCACCGGTGACTGCGGCTCGGGCGCGGTCGAGTGCTctggccgcggcgccgccccgccggccACGCTGGCGGAGTTCacactcggcggcggcagcggcggcggcgatgacttcTACGACGTCAGCCTCGTGGACGGGTACAACTTGCCGATGCTCGtggcgccgacgtcgccggccgcggcggcgagtaACGGGAGCTGCCAGGTGACGGGGTGCGTGATGGACCTGAACAAGTCGTGCCCGGCGGAGCTGCAGGTGGTCGtggcgccgtcggcgagggcgagggcggtggcggcgtgcaAGAGCGCGTGCGAGGCGTTCGGGACGGCGCAGTACTGCTGCAGCGGCGCGTacgcggcgccgtcgacgtgCGCGCCGACGGCGTACTCGCGGTTCTTCAAGGGCGCGTGCCCGCGCGCCTACAGCTACGCGTACGACGACGCGACGTCGACGTTCAcctgcgcggcggccggcggcggctacgaCGTCGTCTTCTGCCCCGGCGCGTCCAG TAATCCGGAGGCAGTAGGCGTGCCACCTACCTACTCAACAATTGCGTTCACCGGAAATGCAGAGAGCTTGGCGACGAGCAGGGTGAATTTGCTTGTAATCTTCGGCCTCGTGATGGTCATCAGCTCAGCGATGCCGACGCTACCTTGGTGA
- the LOC121054708 gene encoding chaperone protein dnaJ 11, chloroplastic-like, translating to MASFASTAAATVAPGGCVAGARRGGRCAVRASAALAVAAPASARTHYEVLGVGAGASRVEIKAAYRRLAREVHPDAAGGSGGAAGGDEDFIRLHAAYATLADPDERARYDRAMAPAAAAFRMAPASFRRRTWETDQCW from the coding sequence ATGGCTTCTTTTGCATCGACGGCTGCGGCAACGGTGGCGCCTGGGGGATGCGTCGCCGGAGCTAGGCGTGGCGGCCGGTGCGCGGTCCGTGCGTCCGCGGCGCTGGctgtggcggcgccggcgtcggcgaggacgcACTACGAGGTGCTCGGGGTCGGGGCCGGCGCGAGCAGGGTGGAGATCAAGGCGGCGTACCGGCGTCTGGCGAGGGAGGTGCACCctgacgccgccggcggtagCGGGGGAGCCGCCGGGGGGGACGAGGACTTCATACGGCTCCACGCCGCGTACGCCACGCTCGCCGACCCCGACGAGCGCGCGCGGTACGACCGCGCCATGGccccagcggcggcggcgttccggATGGCGCCCGCGTCGTTCCGGCGGCGGACATGGGAGACGGACCAGTGCTGGTAG
- the LOC102721372 gene encoding protein PSK SIMULATOR 1-like isoform X4 gives MGCVCSRRFRDEAAPRSVQPLAVAYEARRGRYGPGDYDSGELATPPPKVLPSHKVSETGTLLGRASIAAVEVLDTLGSSMTNLNHGSGFLSGGTNRGNRVCILAFEVANTIAKASNLWRSCSDVSIKELKEEILHSDGVQILVSSNSSELLYIAYVDKRDELAIFAREVIRFGNLCKDPTWHNLGRYFDKLTTDFTPQDHSKERMETTIQQLINLAQNTSELYHELHALDRFEQDFQRKFHEEESVPAARRESVMILHSELKRQRKLVKNLKKKSLWSRTLETIVEKLVDIVIFLHKQIRDSFSEAGAEFFNSEQVQNKRLGSCGLSLHYANIINQIENIVSRPLSLPPSARDNLYHGLPVTVKSALRSRLQSSNTQEERTVAQIKAEMQKTLRWILPIAENTIRAHQGFGWVGEWANLGCEMNKKSGSQLSVTRVQTLHYADKAKTEQFMLDLVVLLHHLVVQVKNRGYGSKSSKHDPSRSRKGLDLQPESKLNTSPVNIATYSSPLSDSERETLDHLSFKRTGYGRSKSCEPPPNRGKKAHRCWDPCRSHGSSPAREFGRNSASELDNKMDLDVIDGLDRLTSYHPTSPTFC, from the exons ATGGGGTGCGTGTGCTCCAGGAGGTTTCGggacgaggcggcgccgcgctcggtgCAGCCGCTGGCGGTGGCCTACGAGGCGCGGAGGGGGCGGTACGGCCCCGGGGACTACGACTCCGGCGAgctcgccaccccgccgcccaAGGTCCTCCCCTCACACAAG GTATCAGAAACAGGTACACTTTTAGGAAGAGCCAGCATTGCTGCTGTTGAGGTGTTAGATACCCTCGGGAGTAGCAtgacaaatttaaatcatgGCAGTGGGTTTCTCTCAGGAGGAACAAATCGAGGCAATAGAGTCTGCATTTTAGCATTTGAAGTCGCGAACACAATAGCTAAAGCTTCCAATTTGTGGAGATCATGCTCTGACGTGAGTATAAAGGAACTAAAGGAAGAAATATTGCATTCAGATGGAGTGCAAATATTGGTCTCCTCAAATTCCAGTGAGCTATTGTATATTGCTTATGTTGACAAAAG GGATGAACTTGCCATCTTTGCAAGAGAAGTAATTCGATTTGGTAACCTGTGTAAGGACCCAACATGGCACAACTTAGGACGCTATTTCGACAA ATTAACAACAGATTTTACACCTCAGGATCATTCAAAAGAGCGCATGGAAACTACTATCCAACAATTGATCAATTTGGCTCAAAATACTTCT GAGCTCTACCATGAATTGCATGCATTGGACAGATTTGAGCAAGATTTCCAAAGAAAATTTCATGAAGAAGAGTCTGTGCCAGCAGCCAGACGTG AAAGTGTTATGATCTTACATAGTGAACTAAAGCGCCAGAGAAAGCTTGTGAAAAATCTCAAGAAGAAATCCTTGTGGTCTCGAACTTTAGAGACG ATTGTAGAGAAGCTTGTTGatattgtcatatttttacataAGCAAATCCGGGATTCATTCAGCGAAGCTG GTGCTGAGTTCTTCAATTCAGAGCAAGTTCAGAACAAAAGACTAGGTTCCTGTGGTCTATCATTACATTATGCGAACATAATAAATCAGATCGAAAATATA GTTTCTAGACcactctctcttcctcctagTGCTAGGGACAATCTGTACCATGGTCTGCCAGTAACAGTGAAGTCAGCTCTGAGATCACGATTGCAATCATCTAATACCCAAGAAGAG CGCACTGTAGCTCAAATCAAAGCTGAAATGCAGAAAACTCTTCGCTGGATCCTCCCGATTGCCGAAAATACAATAAG AGCACATCAAGGTTTTGGATGGGTCGGCGAATGGGCAAACCTTGG ATGTGAAATGAACAAGAAATCAGGCTCCCAGCTCAGTGTCACCCGCGTCCAGACACTTCATTATGCCGATAAGGCGAAGACCGAGCAATTCATGCTCGATCTGGTGGTGCTGCTCCACCATTTGGTTGTCCAGGTGAAGAACAGAGGCTACGGGAGCAAGTCTTCGAAGCACGACCCGTCCCGATCCCGCAAGGGCCTGGATCTGCAGCCCGAATCCAAGCTCAACACATCTCCTGTGAACATTGCCACATACTCGAGCCCACTGTCGGACTCGGAGCGCGAAACGCTGGATCATCTGAGCTTCAAGAGGACAGGCTATGGCAGGAGCAAGAGCTGCGAGCCTCCACCCAACAGAGGGAAGAAGGCACACCGGTGCTGGGATCCATGCCGGAGCCACGGCAGCTCGCCGGCAAGGGAATTCGGCAGGAACTCAGCTTCAGAACTTGACAACAAGATGGATCTGGATGTAATAGATGGCTTAGACAGACTGACTTCTTACCACCCAACATCTCCTACATTTTGTTAG